Within Mycoplasmopsis verecunda, the genomic segment ACGATGTGAAACTTTAAAAATTGTTGTTAGTCTATTTTTACAATTACTGCAAAATTTGTATGAGTCTTCTGCTGTGTAATCTCACATAGCTAGTTTTAAATTTTGCTTGAGAACTTTAGCTGATACGTTCATTGTTTTTGAAATATCATTCAGTGTTTCATGTGTTGCGAAATTTTTAAACATAATAGCTAGCTTTTCCATGTTGAAATGAGTTATATTTTGCTCTCTGAGTTTGTTTATGTCCTTATGGATTTTGTTTATTTCGTTATCATTTAGTGAATCCATTATTGCAAAATGATAATATGCTTCTCTTTGAGTTTTTGATATAACCGTTTGATATACTTTTTCCTCAATTTTTATGCAAAATACTCTTTTTTGTTATACTTCAAATCTATTAACATTATAATTAAGTTAGTTCCTTCCTTTAGATTTGCAATTTTATTATACAAGGAACACAAAAAAAGCTGTTAGCTCACGATTAGGTGGATTGACAGCTTTTTAATTTATAAATCTTTCTATATTCCTTAATTAATCATTAATACATAATAAATAATTAATAATTATTTTCTAAAACTTCTAATACATAGATATAGAAAACTTAATGATATCAATCAATTACCTAATCATCATAATTCCCTTATATACAAAACAAGCAAATAAAAACGCTCGTAATGAGCGTTGCATCATAAGCCGTGTTCTGTTCTGTATTACTACAGTGCTGACAATTTATCTAATATCTATAAATAGATATTTCCAAGCTTCATTGAGTTCTTAGCTTGAATTCCTCTACCAAAATTTGAGTTTCTAGCTTGCGGAGTTTACCCGTTTCATTTCTCTCGTCTCTGTGGCACTAGTCGTCTATAAGTTTCCTTATATCCATAGCTTATTGGGCTAAGCGCAATCACTACCACCATTGCAGGTGGTGCTAGCACGGACTTTCCTCTACTTTATAAGCAGCTGTCAGCTATATGCTTATATATAATAACATTAATGAGTAAAAAATTAAGTATTTTATTTAATTTTTAATATGCTTAAAGCTTCAATATGTGCAGTATTTGGGAACATATCAAATCCTTGAATTGATTTAATTTCATATAAATCATTTAATTCTTTTAAATCTCTTACTAAGGTTTTAACATCACAAGACATATAAATAATATTTTTAATTTTATTTTGTTTAATTCAATGAATAAATTGCGGTGTTATTCCGCTACGTGGTGGATCTAGAATTAAAAATGTATTGGTTAAATCTTTAATTTGTTTTTTAAATATGGTTGCAGAATCCCCTACAAAATAACTAGCTTGCACTTGATTTATTTCTTTATTTCTATTAGCATTAATAATAGCTGATTGAACGATATCACTACCAATAACTTTATGATCACTAGCTACTAATTGTCCGATTGTTCCTACTCCACAATAAGCATCTAGAATAATGTTTTCGAAAGATTTAGAAATATATTCTTTAATTTGCTTAAAGATATTTTGAGCTACATTAATATTAATTTGGAAAAAAGAATTTATATTGCAAATAAATTCTTTATTTGCTATTTGCATTACAAATTCTTCTTTAGTAAAAATATTTTTTACTTTATGTTTTTTAATAATATTAAAATCAACAATATATTCAATATCTTTAATAGATTCAATTATCGAATTAGGAATATCATAATCAGAATGTATATCCATAGCTAAAGAAACTTTATTATCCTGATTAGCTCTAATTATTATTTCATTATAAAAATTAATAGCATTTTTCTTTTTATTTGATTCTAGATAATTATTTACAATAGCGAGAACCTCATCTAAACATTGATTAATAATATGCATATTTTGAATGTAATTATTAGCTATATGTAAATCATTTGACTTGATATCATATTCTCCAAGCACTAATTTATGATCTTGTTTTATCAATGGA encodes:
- the rlmD gene encoding 23S rRNA (uracil(1939)-C(5))-methyltransferase RlmD, with the protein product MSELKKYQVGDKLIINCSDISYEGLGVSRLNNYAIFTSNLFPDEQAQVTLSKVTSKYAFATVDKLIKVSPYRNKNQYDCYNSAPLINLNYQQQIEFKNNYFKTLLSWNLGNEILQVYKDFSPSLVITNYRNKVRYPLIKQDHKLVLGEYDIKSNDLHIANNYIQNMHIINQCLDEVLAIVNNYLESNKKKNAINFYNEIIIRANQDNKVSLAMDIHSDYDIPNSIIESIKDIEYIVDFNIIKKHKVKNIFTKEEFVMQIANKEFICNINSFFQININVAQNIFKQIKEYISKSFENIILDAYCGVGTIGQLVASDHKVIGSDIVQSAIINANRNKEINQVQASYFVGDSATIFKKQIKDLTNTFLILDPPRSGITPQFIHWIKQNKIKNIIYMSCDVKTLVRDLKELNDLYEIKSIQGFDMFPNTAHIEALSILKIK